From a single Candidatus Abyssobacteria bacterium SURF_5 genomic region:
- the hslU gene encoding ATP-dependent protease ATPase subunit HslU yields the protein MNNNSLTPKQIVGELDKYIIGQNDAKRMVAIAMRNRWRRQRLPEELRDEVAPKNIIMIGPTGVGKTEIARRLAKLADAPFLKVEASKFTEVGYVGRDVESMIRELTEISVSMVKSQRTEEVQQVAEKMAEERLMDIILPPKYQPAGEVTYAGHGPADIEKTQPTTRDRLMEKLRKGDMDERYVEIEVQDTVSFPLQIFSGSGLEEMDVGLKGMLGKLLPSQTKRKKVKIKDAKKILTQEEAQKLIDMDEVVATAVKRVQDAGIIFLDEIDKIASRGQAGYGPDVSREGVQRDLLPLVEGSTVITKYGPVNTQHILFIAAGAFHMTKPSDLIPELQGRFPLRVELSSLTAQDFVRILKEPLNALVKQYVGLMKTEKIDLIITDDAIEEIARSAELVNEQTENIGARRLHTIMERVIETISFDAPVHAGTSVTVDSSYVRERLRDILKDQDLSRFIL from the coding sequence ATGAACAATAATTCTCTTACGCCGAAACAGATTGTCGGCGAACTTGATAAATACATCATCGGGCAGAACGACGCCAAAAGGATGGTCGCCATCGCCATGCGCAATCGCTGGCGGCGCCAGCGCCTGCCCGAGGAACTGCGCGACGAGGTGGCGCCGAAAAACATTATCATGATCGGCCCTACCGGTGTCGGCAAGACCGAGATCGCGCGGCGCCTGGCGAAGCTTGCCGATGCCCCCTTCCTGAAGGTCGAGGCCTCCAAGTTCACCGAAGTCGGCTATGTCGGTCGCGACGTCGAATCGATGATCAGAGAGCTCACCGAGATATCCGTCAGCATGGTGAAATCGCAACGGACGGAAGAAGTCCAGCAGGTAGCCGAAAAAATGGCCGAGGAACGGCTGATGGATATTATCCTTCCGCCGAAATATCAACCCGCGGGCGAGGTGACATACGCCGGCCACGGGCCGGCGGACATCGAGAAGACCCAGCCGACAACACGCGATCGTCTTATGGAGAAACTGCGAAAGGGCGACATGGACGAGCGGTACGTCGAGATCGAGGTGCAGGATACGGTTTCGTTCCCGCTCCAGATTTTCTCCGGTTCCGGATTGGAGGAAATGGATGTCGGCCTGAAAGGGATGCTCGGAAAACTGCTGCCCTCGCAGACGAAAAGAAAAAAGGTCAAGATCAAGGACGCCAAGAAGATTCTCACCCAGGAAGAGGCGCAGAAGCTGATCGATATGGACGAGGTTGTCGCGACGGCGGTGAAGCGAGTGCAAGACGCCGGCATCATCTTCCTCGATGAGATCGATAAGATCGCGAGCCGCGGGCAGGCGGGCTACGGCCCAGATGTCTCGCGTGAAGGAGTCCAGCGCGATCTGTTGCCTCTCGTCGAAGGCAGCACCGTCATAACGAAGTACGGACCCGTCAACACCCAGCATATCCTGTTCATAGCCGCGGGCGCTTTCCACATGACGAAGCCCTCGGATCTCATCCCCGAGTTGCAGGGGCGCTTCCCGCTGCGCGTCGAGCTTTCGAGCCTGACCGCGCAGGATTTCGTGCGGATTCTCAAGGAGCCGCTGAACGCGCTGGTGAAGCAGTATGTCGGGCTGATGAAGACGGAAAAAATCGATCTCATCATCACCGACGACGCCATCGAGGAGATCGCCAGAAGCGCCGAACTGGTGAATGAGCAAACCGAAAACATCGGCGCGCGCCGCCTCCACACGATTATGGAGCGCGTGATCGAAACGATATCGTTCGATGCGCCCGTCCATGCAGGCACATCCGTCACCGTTGATTCCTCCTACGTTCGCGAACGCCTGAGAGACATTTTGAAGGATCAGGACCTGAGCCGGTTCATTCTTTAA
- a CDS encoding YjbQ family protein encodes MWPPAHNVQTFNIYLKSINPMTTFRTEIKIFTEKRTEIIDITQQVAEACVRSGIKNGIVLVFPHHTSSAVYISDCDRSLTGDFEKVLSELVPEGREYAHDRTDCKKNAAGHMRANLAGHHIIFPLSDGRPDFGPYQTIYYAEFDGRREKEVVVKIVGE; translated from the coding sequence ATGTGGCCGCCCGCACACAATGTCCAAACGTTTAACATTTATTTGAAATCTATTAATCCCATGACCACCTTCCGCACCGAAATAAAAATCTTCACCGAAAAACGCACTGAAATCATCGACATTACCCAGCAGGTGGCCGAGGCGTGCGTGCGCAGCGGCATCAAGAACGGCATTGTCCTCGTGTTTCCGCACCACACCAGTTCCGCCGTCTACATCAGCGATTGCGACCGGTCACTGACCGGCGATTTCGAGAAGGTTCTTTCCGAACTCGTGCCCGAGGGCCGCGAATACGCGCATGACCGCACCGATTGCAAGAAGAACGCCGCCGGCCACATGCGCGCCAACCTCGCCGGCCATCACATCATCTTCCCGCTTTCGGATGGTCGTCCCGATTTCGGGCCGTATCAGACCATTTACTACGCCGAGTTCGACGGCCGGCGCGAGAAGGAAGTCGTCGTGAAGATCGTCGGGGAATAA